In [Limnothrix rosea] IAM M-220, one DNA window encodes the following:
- a CDS encoding HhoA/HhoB/HtrA family serine endopeptidase, translated as MRRSKFFRRFSTHIVALVFGCAITFGAMQGSSEPINQTLADTATPQQVAAVPITGERSFVAEAVERTGAAVVRLDTEKTVVRRFQDPFMNDPFFREFFGDRFGNFPSEQEQVVTGQGSGFITDGSGTILTNAHVVSGADKVTVTFKDGRSFEGEVKGTDEITDLAVVKINPGNESIPVAPLGNSGNVQVGDWAIAVGNPVGLNNTVTLGIISTLERSSAQAGIPDKRVDFLQTDAAINPGNSGGPLLNAKGEVIGINTAIRRDAMGIGFAIPINKAKSLQDTLASGKEVPHPFIGIRMVTITPDEAKQNNSDPNSLVTLPEVEGVLVIGVLPNSPAQEAGLRRGDVITKIDGKRIVNAPQLQEAVEDSGINATLKVELTRGDRQLQVNIKTAQLSEMS; from the coding sequence ATGCGACGATCTAAATTTTTTCGGCGATTTAGCACTCACATTGTGGCGCTGGTCTTTGGCTGCGCTATTACATTTGGTGCGATGCAAGGTTCTAGCGAACCGATTAATCAGACTTTGGCGGATACTGCAACGCCCCAACAGGTTGCTGCTGTTCCCATTACTGGTGAGCGCAGTTTTGTCGCGGAGGCTGTTGAGAGAACTGGTGCTGCTGTCGTCCGTCTTGATACAGAAAAGACAGTGGTGCGTCGTTTCCAAGATCCCTTTATGAATGACCCGTTCTTTCGGGAATTTTTCGGCGATCGCTTTGGTAATTTCCCCAGTGAACAGGAGCAAGTGGTAACAGGACAAGGTTCTGGTTTTATTACTGATGGTAGTGGCACTATCCTCACGAATGCCCATGTTGTTAGTGGCGCGGACAAAGTAACTGTGACTTTTAAAGATGGCCGCAGTTTTGAAGGGGAAGTAAAGGGCACAGACGAAATTACTGACCTTGCTGTGGTCAAAATTAATCCCGGTAATGAATCTATTCCCGTTGCGCCCCTCGGCAACTCTGGCAATGTGCAAGTCGGTGACTGGGCGATCGCCGTCGGTAATCCCGTCGGTCTAAACAATACGGTGACTCTCGGTATTATCAGCACCTTAGAACGTTCTTCAGCCCAAGCTGGTATTCCCGATAAACGTGTTGACTTTCTCCAAACCGATGCCGCCATTAACCCCGGCAACTCTGGTGGCCCCCTCCTCAACGCAAAAGGTGAAGTGATTGGTATCAACACTGCAATCCGTCGTGATGCGATGGGCATTGGTTTTGCGATTCCGATTAATAAAGCAAAATCTCTCCAAGATACCCTTGCTTCGGGCAAAGAAGTTCCCCATCCCTTCATTGGCATTCGCATGGTGACCATCACACCAGATGAGGCGAAGCAAAACAACAGCGATCCCAACTCTTTAGTCACACTCCCTGAAGTAGAAGGTGTTTTAGTCATTGGAGTTTTGCCCAATAGCCCTGCCCAAGAGGCTGGTTTGCGTCGCGGTGATGTCATCACAAAAATTGATGGTAAGCGCATCGTCAATGCTCCCCAGCTACAGGAAGCTGTGGAAGACAGTGGGATTAATGCCACTCTCAAGGTTGAGCTAACGCGCGGCGATCGCCAACTCCAAGTCAATATCAAAACAGCCCAGTTGAGCGAAATGTCCTAA